A part of Flavobacteriales bacterium genomic DNA contains:
- a CDS encoding type I restriction endonuclease subunit R — protein sequence MTTQSEAILENNLIQQLVGLGYAPVRINDEAAMLVNLQCQLEAFNGLKFSEREFESILNHLGKGNVFERAKLLRDRFELHTDDEEVRYIRFFNPAEPEKNLFQVTNQITVEGVHKNRYDVTLLVNGLPLVQIELKRRGIELKEAFNQIDRYKQSSFWTDRGLFQFVQLFVISNGVNTKYYANNTIKALTFKQTFFWADVSNRNITDLEPFANSFLKPTFLSTMLSQYIVLNETHKMLMVLRPYQVYAVEAIVKRVKAWEGVSEALEDTGQASADLSNSTLREPQGSVENNGYIWHTTGSGKTLTSFKASQILTKLPEIKKVVFVVDRKDLDFQTMEEFNNFKKGSVDITANTTGLVNQFKDETKLIVTTIQKLNNAISKGHYEKSISHLQNERVVFIFDECHRSQFGDTHRRIAQYFKNHQLFGFTGTPIFADNAMSNELGKRTTKDLFQTCLHKYVITDAIRDQNVLRFHVEYYRTVKRKGEITEDTKVEDIDTKEVLESDERMEKVVDHIIQYHDQKTHNRAYSAMFAVSSIPNLIRYYDIFKAKKEAGQHDLRVATIFSYGANEEDDVDRGALPDDVTMAREAAGEYVSTHSRDKLFAFVDDYNAMFGVKLDMKSDTGYERYFQDLSQRMKNREKANFPDSDRLDILLVVNMFLTGFDAKKLNTLYVDKNLKHHGLIQAYSRTNRILNEQKSQGNILCYRNLKSATDEAIALFSNKEAKEVIFLPEYEKMVEGFSKAFAELLKIAPTVKSVNNLESEEEILQFVQAFRELIRLRNVLKTYTEFTWDDLPMSEQAFADYSSKYQDIRESVKHSKEKVSILNDVDFEVELLHRDEVNVAYILKLLAQQKKTDDKTEKERQKKQILDMLKGEVELRSKRDLIEKFIDEMLPHISDLDSIEDEFKKYWEDQKVLALNDICQEENLDRQQFSNLIETYIFSGQEPLKEQVFACLEQRPSILQARSIGERIIERMKEFVEVFVKGMTA from the coding sequence TTGACCACCCAATCCGAAGCCATACTCGAAAACAACCTTATCCAGCAACTGGTGGGCTTGGGCTATGCGCCTGTGCGCATCAATGACGAGGCAGCCATGTTGGTCAACCTCCAATGCCAGTTGGAGGCTTTCAATGGATTGAAGTTTTCGGAGCGGGAGTTTGAGAGCATCCTCAACCACTTGGGCAAAGGCAATGTGTTTGAACGCGCCAAGCTGCTTCGCGACCGCTTCGAGCTGCACACCGATGATGAGGAAGTGCGCTACATCCGCTTCTTCAACCCCGCAGAGCCGGAGAAGAACCTGTTTCAGGTCACCAATCAGATCACCGTTGAGGGCGTACACAAGAACCGCTATGATGTGACGCTATTGGTCAATGGCCTACCCTTGGTGCAGATAGAGCTCAAGCGCAGAGGCATTGAGCTGAAGGAGGCCTTCAACCAGATAGACCGCTACAAGCAGAGTAGCTTTTGGACGGACAGAGGGCTGTTCCAGTTCGTGCAGTTGTTCGTCATTAGCAATGGCGTCAACACAAAGTACTACGCCAACAACACCATCAAGGCGCTCACCTTCAAGCAGACCTTCTTCTGGGCGGATGTCAGCAACCGCAACATCACCGATCTGGAGCCCTTTGCCAACAGTTTCTTGAAACCAACATTCCTCAGCACCATGCTCTCGCAGTACATCGTGCTCAACGAGACGCACAAGATGCTGATGGTGCTACGACCCTATCAGGTGTATGCCGTGGAGGCGATTGTCAAACGGGTTAAGGCGTGGGAAGGGGTGTCTGAGGCTCTCGAAGACACGGGGCAGGCCAGCGCTGACCTTTCCAACTCCACCCTTCGAGAACCTCAGGGTTCGGTAGAAAACAACGGCTACATCTGGCACACCACGGGCAGCGGCAAGACGCTCACCAGTTTCAAGGCCAGCCAGATACTGACCAAGCTGCCGGAGATAAAGAAGGTGGTGTTCGTAGTGGACCGCAAGGACCTCGACTTCCAGACCATGGAGGAGTTCAACAACTTCAAGAAGGGAAGTGTGGACATCACGGCCAACACCACGGGGCTGGTCAATCAGTTCAAGGACGAGACCAAGCTCATTGTCACCACCATTCAGAAGCTGAACAACGCCATCAGCAAAGGGCATTACGAGAAGAGCATCAGCCACTTGCAGAACGAGCGGGTGGTGTTCATATTCGATGAGTGCCACCGCAGCCAGTTTGGGGACACGCACAGGCGCATTGCCCAATACTTCAAGAACCATCAGCTTTTCGGCTTCACGGGCACGCCCATCTTTGCCGACAATGCCATGAGCAACGAGCTGGGCAAGCGCACCACCAAAGACCTGTTCCAGACCTGCCTGCACAAGTATGTGATCACCGATGCCATCCGCGACCAGAACGTGCTGCGGTTCCATGTGGAGTATTACCGCACCGTGAAACGCAAAGGCGAGATCACCGAGGACACCAAGGTGGAGGACATCGACACCAAGGAGGTGCTCGAATCGGACGAGCGGATGGAGAAGGTGGTGGATCACATCATCCAGTACCACGACCAGAAGACCCACAACCGCGCCTATTCGGCCATGTTCGCGGTGAGCAGCATCCCGAACCTTATCCGCTACTACGACATCTTCAAGGCCAAGAAGGAAGCGGGCCAACACGACCTGCGCGTGGCCACCATCTTCAGCTATGGCGCCAACGAGGAGGATGATGTGGACAGGGGCGCGCTGCCTGATGATGTGACCATGGCCCGTGAAGCGGCCGGGGAATATGTGTCCACCCACAGCCGCGACAAGCTCTTCGCCTTTGTGGATGATTACAACGCGATGTTCGGGGTCAAACTGGACATGAAGAGCGACACGGGCTACGAGCGCTATTTCCAAGACCTGAGCCAGCGGATGAAGAACCGCGAGAAGGCCAACTTCCCCGACAGCGACCGCTTGGACATTCTGCTGGTGGTGAACATGTTCCTCACAGGCTTTGATGCCAAGAAACTCAATACCCTGTATGTGGACAAGAACCTGAAACATCATGGGTTGATACAGGCCTATTCGCGCACCAACCGCATACTGAACGAGCAGAAGTCGCAGGGGAATATCCTGTGCTACCGCAACCTGAAATCGGCTACGGACGAGGCCATCGCCCTCTTTTCGAACAAGGAAGCCAAGGAGGTCATCTTCCTGCCCGAATATGAGAAGATGGTGGAAGGCTTCAGCAAGGCATTTGCCGAGCTGTTGAAGATAGCCCCAACGGTGAAGAGCGTGAACAACCTCGAAAGCGAGGAGGAGATACTACAGTTCGTACAGGCATTCCGCGAGCTCATACGCCTGCGCAATGTGTTGAAGACCTATACCGAATTCACATGGGACGACCTGCCGATGAGCGAACAGGCCTTCGCGGACTATTCAAGCAAGTATCAGGACATCCGCGAAAGTGTGAAACACAGCAAAGAGAAGGTCTCCATCTTGAATGATGTGGATTTTGAGGTGGAACTCCTGCACCGCGATGAGGTGAATGTGGCCTACATCCTCAAACTGCTGGCACAGCAGAAGAAGACGGATGATAAAACGGAAAAGGAGCGGCAGAAGAAGCAGATACTCGACATGCTGAAAGGCGAGGTGGAGCTGCGTAGCAAGCGCGACCTCATCGAAAAGTTCATTGACGAGATGCTGCCCCACATCTCAGACTTGGACAGCATTGAAGATGAGTTCAAAAAGTATTGGGAAGACCAGAAGGTGCTTGCCCTCAATGACATCTGCCAAGAGGAGAACCTGGACAGACAGCAGTTCAGCAACCTCATCGAGACCTACATCTTCAGCGGTCAGGAACCCCTGAAAGAACAGGTGTTCGCTTGCTTGGAACAACGGCCAAGCATCTTACAGGCGCGTTCCATCGGTGAGCGCATCATCGAAAGGATGAAGGAGTTTGTGGAGGTGTTCGTGAAGGGAATGACTGCATGA